The Streptomyces sp. NBC_00454 DNA segment ACCGGGATATGGGCCGAGGAGACGCTGCGCCGGCTGCGCGCCCCGTACGGGCCACCGGCCGACCTCGGGCACCTCGGAGCGCTCGCCGCCGCCGCGGCCCTGCGGGCCGGGATCGGCTTCAAGGCCACCCTGCGGGCCCCGAACGGCCGCCTCGTCCTGCCCACGCTCGGGCTGCTGCGACCGTCCCGTCCCGGCCCGCTCGCCCTCACCGAGCACTCCTGGGACCCCGGGGACCCGGCGGCGCTGCCCCTGCACGCACTGCCCGACGGGCACACCGCGCTCGACGACCTCGACCCCTACCGGGCTTCGGCGGCCGTCCCCGCCGCCCGCCGGCTCACCCCCAAGGGGCACAAGCGCTGGGACACCCAGTGGTCGGGCGCCCTGACCCTGCTGCACCGCTACGACGCCGCCCGCGCGGAGGAGACCGGCCGGCTGCTGCGCTCCGTCGTCCCGCTGTCCGGCAGCGCCCGGCCGGCCGGGGGCACCCTGCCCGCGGCGCAGGGCTCCGTACTGGCGCGGGCGCAACCGCCGCCCACGCTGGCCGCGGCCCTGGTCCACGAGGTGCAGCACGGGAAACTGGCCGCGCTGGCCGGGGCGTTCCCGCTGCACACCGCCGATCGCACCGCGCGGTACTGGGCCCCCTGGCGAGCCGATCCGCGGCCGCTGGAGGGGCTCCTGCGGGGCGCGTACGCGCACTTGGCACTGGCGGGGTACTGGCAGCGCGCCGCGCTCTACGGGGCCAGGGGGGCGTGGGCGCAGCATGCGCGGATCCGGGCGCAGGTGGCGGCTGTCCTGCCGGTGCTCGTGGGGTGTTGGGAACTCACCGATGGGGGGCGGGTGTTCGTGGACGCGATGGCTGCGGCCGAGCGGGGCATGGACGGGGTTGCGCCGCCGGGGGGCCGGTATGCGGTGGCCCGTGCGGTGGTCGAGCACGACCGGGCCGCATGGTGCGAGGCGCACCCGAACCTGGCCCCTTACACGGTCGGCTGACGCTTCGGGAGCCGCTGCGCGGGGCCGTGTCCCCTACCCGCCCTTCCACCGTTCCCCGGGGCTCCGCCCCGGACCCCGCGCCTCAAACGCCGGCGGGGCTGGATTTGCCCGGCGGGGCTGGAATGCGCCGGAAGGCCCGGCTCCCCGTGAGGGGGGCCGGGCCTTCCAGTGTTCGGGCCAGTGCAGCGGTTACGCCTCGAAGACCTCGTTCAGCAGGAGCTGCTGCTCCGCCTGGTGGCGCTTCGCGGAGCCGACCGCCGGGGACGAGCCGTGCGGGCGGGAGATGCGCCGCAGGCGCTCGCCGGCCGGGATGTCCGCGCCGACCGCCAGGTCGAGGTGGTCGATCAGGTTGAGGGCGATGAAGGGCCACGCGCCCTGGTTCGCCGGCTCCTCCTGGGCCCAGATGTACTTCGCCGTGTTCGGGAACTTGGCGATCTCCGCCTGGAGTTCGGCACCCGGGAGCGGGTACAGGCGCTCGATGCGCAGGATCGCCGTGTCGGTGATACCGCGCTTCTCGCGCTCGGCCTCGAGGTCGTAGTAGACCTTGCCCGCGCAGAACACGACCTTGCGGACCGCGTTCGGGTCGACGGCGGAGTCGCCGATGACCGGACGGAACCCGCCGGTCGTGAACTCCTCGGCCTTCGACGCCGCAGCCTTCAGACGCAGCATCGACTTCGGGGTGAAGACGATGAGCGGCTTGTGGTGCGGGTTGTGGACCTGCCACCGCAGGAGGTGGAAGTAGTTCGACGGGAGCGTCGGCATCGCGACCGTCATGTTGTCCTGCGCGCACATCTGCAGGAAGCGCTCCGGGCGGGCGGAGGAGTGGTCCGGGCCCTGGCCCTCGTAGCCGTGCGGGAGCAGGAGCGTGACGCCGGACGTCTGGCCCCACTTCTGCTCGGCCGAGGAGATGAACTCGTCGACGACGGTCTGCGCGCCGTTGACGAAGTCACCGAACTGGGCCTCCCAGAGGACCAGCGCGTCCGGGCGGGCCAGCGAGTAGCCGTACTCGAAGCCCATGGCCGCGTACTCGGAGAGCAGCGAGTCGTAGACGTTGTAGCGGGCCTGGTCGTCCGAGAGGTAGAGGAGGGGGGTGTAGTCCTCGCCCGTCTCCCGGTCGATGAGGACCGCGTGGCGCTGGCCGAAGGTGCCGCGGCGGGAGTCCTGGCCGGACAGCCGGACCGGGGTGCCCTCCATCAGCAGCGAGCCGAAGGCGAGGGTCTCGCCCATGCCCCAGTCGATGGTGCCCTCGTCGATCATCGCCGCGCGGCGCTGCAGCTGCGGCAGCAGACGCGGGTGGACGGTGACGCCCTCGGGGATGGTGACCTGGGACTCGGCGATCCGCTTGACGACGTCCTGCGAGATCGCGGTGTTCACGGTGACCGGGAACTCCTGCGCGACCTGGACGGGCGCGACCGGGGCGACCGCGGGCTGCGTGGCGGCCTCGCGGACCTCCGCGAAGACCTTCTCCAGCTGGCCCTGGAAGTCCTGGAGCGCCTGCTCCGCCTCTTCCAGGGTGATGTCGCCGCGACCGATGAGGGACTCGGTGTACAGCTTGCGCACCGAGCGCTTCTTGTCGATCAGGTCGTACATCAGCGGCTGCGTGAACGCCGGGTTGTCGGACTCGTTGTGGCCGCGGCGGCGGTAGCAGATGAGGTCGATGACCACGTCCTTGTTGAACGCCTGACGGAACTCGAAGGCCAGGCGCGCGATGCGGACCACGGCCTCCGGGTCGTCGCCGTTCACGTGGAAGATCGGCGCCTCGATCATGCGGGCCACGTCGGTCGCGTACATCGAGGAACGCGAGGACTCCGGGGCGGCGGTGAAGCCGACCTGGTTGTTGATGACCACGTGCACGGTGCCGCCGGTGCGGTAGCCGCGCAGCTGCGACATGTTCAGCGTCTCGGCGACGACGCCCTGGCCCGCGAAGGCCGCGTCGCCGTGCAGGGCGACGGGCAGGACCGTGAAGTCCGTGCCGCCCTTGTTGATGATGTCCTGCTTGGCGCGGACCACGCCCTCCAGGACCGGGTCCACCGCCTCCAGGTGCGAGGGGTTGGCGACGAGCGAGACCTTGATCTGCTCCCCGTCCAGGCCCGTGAAGGTGCCGTTGGCGCCCAGGTGGTACTTGACGTCGCCGGAGCCGTGCATGGACTTCGGGTCGAGGTTGCCCTCGAACTCGCGGAAGATCTGCGCGTACGACTTGCCGACGATGTTCGCGAGCACGTTCAGGCGGCCGCGGTGGGCCATGCCGATCGCGACCTCTTCGAGGCGGGCCTCGGCGGCCGAGTCGATGACGGCGTCGAGCAGCGGGATGACGGACTCGCCGCCCTCCAGGGAGAAGCGCTTCTGGCCGACGTACTTCGTCTGCAGGAAGGTCTCGAAGGCCTCCGCCGCGTTCAGGCGGCGCAGGATCCGCAGCTGCTCCTCGCGCTCCGGCTTGGAGTGCGGGCGCTCGATGCGGTCCTGGATCCAGCGGCGCTGCTTGGGGTCCTGGATGTGCATGAACTCGACGCCGGTGGTGCGGCAGTACGAGTCGCGCAGCACGCCGAGGATGTCGCGCAGCTTCATCATCGACTTGCCGGAGAATCCGCCGACCGCGAACTCGCGCTCCAGGTCCCACAGGGTGAGGCCGTGCTCGGTGATGTCCAGGTCGGGGTGCTTGCGCTGCTTGTACTCCAGCGGGTCGGTGTCGGCCATGACGTGGCCGCGGACCCGGTAGGAGTGGATCAGCTCGAAGACGCGGGCGGCCTTCGTGACGTCGTCGTCGTGCGAGGCGTCGATGTCCCGGAGCCAGCGGACCGGCTCGTACGGGATGCGCAGCGCCTCGAAGACGTCGTCGTAGAAGCCGCTCTCGCCGAGCAGCATGTTCGCGACGATGCGCAGGAACTCGCCGGAGGCCGCGCCCTGGATGACCCGGTGGTCGTAGGTCGACGTCAGGGTCATGACCTTGGAGATGGCCAGCTTGTTCAGGGTGTCCTGGGAGGTGCCCTGGAACTCGGCCGGGTAGTCCATCGAGCCGACGCCCATGATGACCGACTGTCCGGGCATCAGGCGCGGCACGGAGTGGACGGTGCCCAGGCCGCCGGGGTTGGTGAGGGAGACCGTCACCCCGGTGAAGTCGTCCATCGTCAGCTTGCCGACGCGGGCGCGGCGGACGATGTCCTCGTACGCCTGCCAGAACTCGAAGAAGTTGAGGGTCTCGGCCTTCTTGATGCCGGCGACGACGAGCTGGCGGTCGCCGTTCGGCTTCACCAGGTCGATCGCGAGGCCGAAGTTGATGTGCTCCGGCTTGACCAGGGTCGGCTTGCCGTCCTTCTCCGCGAAGGAGTAGTTCATCGACGGCATGGCCTTGATGGCCTGCACCATCGCGTAGCCGATGAGGTGGGTGAAGGAGATCTTCCCGCCCCGGGCGCGCTTCAGGTGGTTGTTGATGACGATGCGGTTGTCGAACAGCAGCTTCACCGGGACGGCGCGGACGGAGGTGGCCGTCGGCACTTCGAGGGAGGCGTTCATGTTCTTGACCACGGCAGCCGCCGGGCCGCGGAGCGTCACCAGTGCGGGGCCCGTGGGGGCCTCGGTGGCGGGCGCGGCCTTCTGGGGGGCTACAGACGTGGGAGCGGCGGCGGGAGCCGGAGCCTGAGGGGCGGGGGCAGCCGGTGCGGCGGCGGCCGGGGCCTGGGAGGTGACAGTCACAGCAGGGGCACCAGAGGGGGTGGCAGGTACAGGGGCAGGTGCTGACACAGGCGTCGTGGGCGCGGCGGCAGAAGGTGGCGTGACACTCGCCGCCCCCGTGGCGGCGTCGAAGGCCTGCGGGTTCTGCACGACGGAGGTGGCGGCCTGTGCGGAGGCGCCATCCGTCGTCGGCGTGGACTTCTTCGGCTCTTCGGCCTTCACGGGGGCGATGGCGCCCCCGGGCTTGTAGTCGGCGAAGAAGTCCCACCAGGCCCGGTCGACAGAATTCGGGTCCTGGAGGTACTGCTGGTAGATCTCGTCGACGAGCCACTCATTCGCGCCGAAGCCTGGAGCGGGGTTCTTCCCGCCCTCTGATGCTTCGGTCGTGGTGCTCGAGTTACTGGGGGACTGTGGCGACACGGCGGCAACCGCCCTCTTCCGCTTCACAAGGTATGGACAGCGGGAATAAAGGCTACGCCTCCCGGGCCGTGAGATGCAGACCGGGCGGGACTTCCGTCGCGTAGGTCACACCGAACGGCGGGTTTCACCGCTTGAAATGGCGGGAAACAAGCGTGGTTCGGGCAGGAGGCACCGCGGTTGCGACCCCCTAGGCCTCGCACCCCTGACGGACCCCGGTATGTGTGGCCGAGATCATGTCCTTCCCACTAGAACCCTACGTCAACCCGGCGCCTGTGAGCTGCCCGGAAGCGTGACGAGGATGCAGCAGCCCCGTGACGATTCGGCCACCCCGATGTGCCCGCCGTGCAGCCCGACCGCCCAGCGGGCGATGGCCAGGCCCAGCCCCGTCCCGCCGTCACCGCCCCGGGCGCTGCCCCGGTTGAACCGCTCGAAGACCCGGTGGCGCTCCTCCTCCGGAATTCCCGGACCCTCGTCCCGGACCTCCAGGGCCAGGCTCCCGGGCGCGTCGCCGGCCCGCGCGCGGACCGTGACCCGGCCGTGCGGCGGGCTGTGCTTGACCGCGTTGTCGATCAGGTTCGCCACCACCTGGTGCAGCCGCTCCGCGTCCGCGTACGCCGCCAGGTCGGTCGGGAACACGTCGAGGTGGAGGTGGACGTCGTTGCGGGTGTGCCCGCCCGAGCCGGAGGAGAGCCCCGGCCGGCCGGACGCCGCCAGCCCCGATTCCTTCAGCACCCCCGAGAGGTACGGCCACACCTCGAAGCGGCGGGCCCGCAGCGGCACCACCCCGTTGTCCACGCGGGACAGGTCCA contains these protein-coding regions:
- a CDS encoding ATP-binding protein, producing the protein MRPFSPFSIKTKLGTLVVVSVFITTGLLMVALRTATEVRFITVFSVIASMLITQFVAHSLTAPLDDMTTVARAISHGDYTRRVRGAGRRDELGDLASTINLMADDLEAVDRHRKELVANVSHELRTPIAALRAVLENVVDGVSAADPETMRTALKQTERLGRLVETLLDLSRVDNGVVPLRARRFEVWPYLSGVLKESGLAASGRPGLSSGSGGHTRNDVHLHLDVFPTDLAAYADAERLHQVVANLIDNAVKHSPPHGRVTVRARAGDAPGSLALEVRDEGPGIPEEERHRVFERFNRGSARGGDGGTGLGLAIARWAVGLHGGHIGVAESSRGCCILVTLPGSSQAPG
- a CDS encoding HEXXH motif-containing putative peptide modification protein produces the protein MRHPEPIDGVLRALGSTEPSAEGTRLVCGIRRDRRLELLREVREALPGGEAAEHWALLDEAERYDPVATADVVQYPATGIWAEETLRRLRAPYGPPADLGHLGALAAAAALRAGIGFKATLRAPNGRLVLPTLGLLRPSRPGPLALTEHSWDPGDPAALPLHALPDGHTALDDLDPYRASAAVPAARRLTPKGHKRWDTQWSGALTLLHRYDAARAEETGRLLRSVVPLSGSARPAGGTLPAAQGSVLARAQPPPTLAAALVHEVQHGKLAALAGAFPLHTADRTARYWAPWRADPRPLEGLLRGAYAHLALAGYWQRAALYGARGAWAQHARIRAQVAAVLPVLVGCWELTDGGRVFVDAMAAAERGMDGVAPPGGRYAVARAVVEHDRAAWCEAHPNLAPYTVG
- a CDS encoding multifunctional oxoglutarate decarboxylase/oxoglutarate dehydrogenase thiamine pyrophosphate-binding subunit/dihydrolipoyllysine-residue succinyltransferase subunit, producing the protein MSPQSPSNSSTTTEASEGGKNPAPGFGANEWLVDEIYQQYLQDPNSVDRAWWDFFADYKPGGAIAPVKAEEPKKSTPTTDGASAQAATSVVQNPQAFDAATGAASVTPPSAAAPTTPVSAPAPVPATPSGAPAVTVTSQAPAAAAPAAPAPQAPAPAAAPTSVAPQKAAPATEAPTGPALVTLRGPAAAVVKNMNASLEVPTATSVRAVPVKLLFDNRIVINNHLKRARGGKISFTHLIGYAMVQAIKAMPSMNYSFAEKDGKPTLVKPEHINFGLAIDLVKPNGDRQLVVAGIKKAETLNFFEFWQAYEDIVRRARVGKLTMDDFTGVTVSLTNPGGLGTVHSVPRLMPGQSVIMGVGSMDYPAEFQGTSQDTLNKLAISKVMTLTSTYDHRVIQGAASGEFLRIVANMLLGESGFYDDVFEALRIPYEPVRWLRDIDASHDDDVTKAARVFELIHSYRVRGHVMADTDPLEYKQRKHPDLDITEHGLTLWDLEREFAVGGFSGKSMMKLRDILGVLRDSYCRTTGVEFMHIQDPKQRRWIQDRIERPHSKPEREEQLRILRRLNAAEAFETFLQTKYVGQKRFSLEGGESVIPLLDAVIDSAAEARLEEVAIGMAHRGRLNVLANIVGKSYAQIFREFEGNLDPKSMHGSGDVKYHLGANGTFTGLDGEQIKVSLVANPSHLEAVDPVLEGVVRAKQDIINKGGTDFTVLPVALHGDAAFAGQGVVAETLNMSQLRGYRTGGTVHVVINNQVGFTAAPESSRSSMYATDVARMIEAPIFHVNGDDPEAVVRIARLAFEFRQAFNKDVVIDLICYRRRGHNESDNPAFTQPLMYDLIDKKRSVRKLYTESLIGRGDITLEEAEQALQDFQGQLEKVFAEVREAATQPAVAPVAPVQVAQEFPVTVNTAISQDVVKRIAESQVTIPEGVTVHPRLLPQLQRRAAMIDEGTIDWGMGETLAFGSLLMEGTPVRLSGQDSRRGTFGQRHAVLIDRETGEDYTPLLYLSDDQARYNVYDSLLSEYAAMGFEYGYSLARPDALVLWEAQFGDFVNGAQTVVDEFISSAEQKWGQTSGVTLLLPHGYEGQGPDHSSARPERFLQMCAQDNMTVAMPTLPSNYFHLLRWQVHNPHHKPLIVFTPKSMLRLKAAASKAEEFTTGGFRPVIGDSAVDPNAVRKVVFCAGKVYYDLEAEREKRGITDTAILRIERLYPLPGAELQAEIAKFPNTAKYIWAQEEPANQGAWPFIALNLIDHLDLAVGADIPAGERLRRISRPHGSSPAVGSAKRHQAEQQLLLNEVFEA